In Salmonella enterica subsp. enterica serovar Typhimurium str. LT2, a single window of DNA contains:
- the pbpC gene encoding transglycosylase of penicillin-binding protein 1c (similar to E. coli putative peptidoglycan enzyme (AAC75572.1); Blastp hit to AAC75572.1 (770 aa), 82% identity in aa 7 - 767): MNGWRGKRGRWLWLAGAPLFIFLALWAADKLWPLPLNEVHPARVVVAHDGTPLWRFADAGGIWRYPVTIEEVSPRYLEALINYEDRWFWRHPGVNPFSVARAAWQDLTAGRVISGGSTLTMQVARLLDPHSRTFGGKIRQLWRALQLEWHLSKRDILTLYLNRAPFGGTLQGIGAASWAYFGKPPARLSYADAALLAVLPQAPSRLRPDRWPARAEAARNKVLDRMAAQGVWPAETVRESREEPVWLAPRQMPQLAPLFARMMLSKSQNDKIVTTLDAGLQRQLEDLARAWKGRLPARSSLAMIVVDHTDMSVRGWVGSVDLNDDSRFGHVDMVTAIRSPGSVLKPFVYGLALDDGLIHPASLLQDVPRRTGDYRPGNFDSGFHGPVSMSDALVRSLNLPAVQVLEAYGPKRFAAKLRNVGLPLYLPAGAAPNLSLILGGAGARLDEMAAAYSAFARHGKAAKLRLQPDDPLSERPLMSPGAAWIIRRIMADEAQPLPDNALPRIVPLAWKTGTSYGYRDAWAIGVNARYIIGIWTGRPDGTPVVGQFGFASAVPLLNQVNNLLLAHTGRLPEDPRPQAVSRGVICWPGGQTLPAGDSNCRRRLATWLLDDSQPPTLLLPEQEDINGIRFPVWLDDTGRRVAADCPQARAHTFIVWPRPLEPWLPPAERRSARLPAASDHCPPLQGNDAAPLMLSGVRDGAVIRQLPGQENVTLPVSTTGGKGRRWWFLNGEPVNGENNRLSLLLNIAGRYQLVVMDESGQVAAVNFELIR; this comes from the coding sequence ATGAACGGTTGGCGTGGTAAACGTGGCCGCTGGCTGTGGCTGGCGGGCGCGCCGCTTTTTATTTTCCTGGCGTTATGGGCAGCGGATAAACTCTGGCCGCTGCCGCTCAATGAGGTCCATCCTGCGCGGGTCGTGGTAGCCCATGACGGTACGCCGCTGTGGCGCTTTGCCGACGCCGGGGGGATCTGGCGTTATCCGGTGACGATTGAAGAGGTCTCTCCCCGCTACCTGGAGGCCCTAATCAATTACGAAGATCGCTGGTTCTGGCGGCACCCTGGCGTTAACCCTTTCTCCGTCGCGCGCGCGGCATGGCAGGATCTTACCGCCGGGCGCGTTATTTCCGGCGGCAGTACGCTGACTATGCAGGTGGCGAGACTGCTGGACCCGCATTCGCGCACGTTCGGCGGTAAAATCCGCCAGCTTTGGCGCGCCCTCCAGCTTGAATGGCATTTGTCCAAGCGCGATATCCTGACGCTGTACCTGAACCGCGCGCCGTTCGGCGGCACGCTACAGGGTATTGGCGCTGCAAGCTGGGCCTACTTCGGCAAGCCGCCCGCGCGCCTGAGCTACGCTGACGCGGCGCTGCTGGCCGTATTGCCGCAGGCGCCGAGCCGGTTACGCCCCGACCGCTGGCCTGCGAGAGCCGAAGCGGCACGAAATAAAGTGCTGGATCGGATGGCGGCGCAGGGCGTCTGGCCTGCCGAAACGGTACGCGAGTCGCGTGAAGAACCGGTCTGGCTGGCGCCGCGTCAAATGCCGCAACTGGCGCCGCTTTTTGCCCGAATGATGTTGAGTAAAAGCCAGAACGACAAAATTGTGACCACGCTGGACGCCGGGTTGCAGCGGCAACTGGAAGATCTGGCGCGGGCATGGAAAGGGCGGCTGCCTGCACGCAGTTCGTTGGCGATGATCGTCGTCGATCATACCGATATGAGCGTGCGCGGCTGGGTAGGATCGGTAGACCTTAATGACGACAGCCGTTTTGGTCATGTCGACATGGTAACGGCGATCCGATCGCCGGGATCGGTACTCAAACCCTTTGTGTATGGTCTGGCGCTGGATGACGGCTTGATCCATCCCGCATCATTATTACAGGACGTTCCGCGCCGTACCGGAGATTACCGCCCGGGAAACTTCGACAGCGGATTTCACGGCCCGGTCAGCATGAGCGACGCGCTGGTACGCTCGCTGAATCTGCCAGCCGTTCAGGTGCTTGAAGCCTATGGGCCGAAACGATTTGCGGCAAAACTGCGTAACGTCGGCCTGCCGCTATATTTGCCTGCTGGCGCGGCGCCCAATCTTTCGCTGATTCTGGGCGGCGCGGGCGCGCGGCTTGACGAGATGGCGGCGGCATACAGCGCGTTCGCTCGTCATGGGAAAGCGGCGAAACTACGGTTACAGCCGGACGATCCGCTGTCGGAAAGACCATTAATGTCGCCGGGAGCGGCGTGGATCATTCGACGGATTATGGCGGATGAAGCGCAACCCTTGCCGGATAACGCGCTGCCGCGCATTGTGCCGTTGGCGTGGAAAACCGGCACCAGTTACGGCTATCGCGATGCGTGGGCTATTGGCGTTAACGCGCGCTATATCATCGGTATCTGGACAGGCAGACCCGACGGCACGCCTGTGGTGGGGCAATTTGGTTTTGCCAGCGCGGTGCCATTGCTTAACCAGGTCAATAATCTGTTACTGGCGCATACGGGACGCCTGCCGGAAGATCCGCGTCCGCAGGCGGTAAGCCGCGGCGTCATTTGCTGGCCGGGCGGACAGACTCTGCCTGCCGGAGACAGCAACTGTCGCCGCCGACTGGCGACATGGCTGCTCGATGACAGCCAGCCGCCCACGCTGCTGTTACCTGAGCAGGAAGACATCAACGGTATTCGTTTCCCGGTCTGGCTGGATGATACGGGGCGGCGTGTCGCTGCCGACTGTCCGCAGGCGCGTGCGCATACGTTTATCGTCTGGCCGCGGCCGCTGGAGCCGTGGCTGCCGCCTGCGGAAAGACGTAGCGCCCGCTTGCCCGCGGCGTCCGACCACTGTCCGCCGCTACAGGGCAATGACGCCGCGCCGTTAATGCTGTCAGGAGTGAGGGATGGCGCGGTGATCAGGCAATTGCCAGGCCAGGAAAACGTCACGCTGCCCGTCTCGACTACCGGCGGCAAAGGGCGTCGCTGGTGGTTTTTAAATGGCGAACCTGTTAATGGCGAAAATAATCGCCTTTCTTTATTACTCAATATCGCTGGACGTTATCAACTTGTCGTAATGGATGAGTCCGGTCAGGTTGCAGCGGTTAATTTTGAATTAATACGTTAA
- a CDS encoding putative inner membrane lipoprotein (similar to E. coli orf, hypothetical protein (AAC75573.1); Blastp hit to AAC75573.1 (1653 aa), 81% identity in aa 1 - 1653), which produces MKHLRVVACMIMLALAGCDNNDKTAPTTKSEAPAVAQPSPAQDPAQLQKLAQQSQGKALTLLDASEAQLDGAATLVLTFSIPLDPEQDFSRVVHVVDKKSGSVDGAWELAPNLKELRLRHLEPERVLVVTVDPAVKALNNATFGKSYEKTITTRDVQPSVGFASRGSLLPGKIAEGLPVMALNVNHVDVNFFRVKPGSLASFVSQWEYRSSLSNWESDNLLKMADLVYTGRFDLNPARNTREKLLLPLSDIKPLQQAGVYVAVMNQAGHYNYSNAATLFTLSDIGVSAHRYHNRLDIFTQSLENGAAQSGIEIVLLNDKGQTLAQATSDAQGHVQLEADKAAALLLARKEEQTTLLDLTLPALDLSEFNVAGAPGYSKQFFMFGPRDLYRPGETVILNGLLRDSDGKTLPDQPVKLEVVKPDGQVMRTVVSQPENGLYRLNYPLDINAPTGLWHVRANTGDNLLRSWDFHVEDFMPERMALNLTAQKTPLAPADEVKFSVVGYYLYGAPANGNTLQGQLFLRPLRDAVAALPGFQFGNIAEENLSRSLDEVQLTLDKGGRGEVSAASQWQEAHSPLQVILQASLLESGGRPVTRRVEQAIWPADTLPGIRPQFAAKAVYDYRTDTTVNQPIVDEDSNAAFDIVYANAQGEKKAVSGLQVRLIRERRDYYWNWSESEGWQSQFDQKDLVEGEQTLDLNADETGKVSFPVEWGAYRLEVKAPNETVSSVRFWAGYSWQDNSDGSGAARPDRVTLKLDKANYRPGDTMKLHIAAPVAGKGYAMVESSDGPLWWQAIDVPAQGLELTIPVDKTWNRHDLYLSTLVVRPGDKSRSATPKRAVGLLHLPLGDDNRRLDLALESPAKMRPNQPLTVRVKASVKHGEMPKQINVLVSAVDSGVLNITDYATPDPWQAFFGQKRYGADIYDIYGQVIEGQGRLAALRFGGDGDDLKRGGKPPVNHVNIIAQQAQPITLNEQGEGVVTLPIGDFNGELRVMAQAWTADDFGRGESKVVVAAPVIAELNMPRFLAGGDVSRLVLDVTNLTDRPQTLNIALAASGLLELLSQQPQPVNLAPGVRTTLFVPVRALEGFGEGEIQATISGLNLPGETLDAQHKQWQIGVRPAWPAQTVNSGIALAPGESWHVPEQHLANISPATLQGQLLLSGKPPLNLARYIRELKAYPYGCLEQTTSGLFPALYTNAAQLQSLGITGDSDEKRRAAVDIGISRILQMQRDNGGFALWDENGAEEPWLTAYAMDFLIRAGEQGYSVPPEAINRGNERLLRYLQDPGTMLIRYSDNTQASTFAAQAYAALVLARQQKAPLGTLREIWERRSQAASGLPLMQLGIALNTMGDARRGEEAITLALNTPRQDERQWIADYGSSLRDNALMLSLLEENNLRPDAQNALLSSLSEQAFGQRWLSTQENNALFLAAHSRQASAGAWQVQTSLEAQPLSGDKALTRNLDADQLAALEVTNTGSQPLWLRLDSSGYPSSAPEPASNVLQIERQILGTDGQRKSLSSLRSGELVLVWLTVVADRNVPDALVVDLLPAGLELENQNLADSSASLPESGSEVQNLLNQMQQADIQYMEFRDDRFVAAVVVNEGQPVTLVYLARAVTPGTYQLAQPQVESMYAPQWRATGASEGLLIVTP; this is translated from the coding sequence ATGAAACATTTACGCGTGGTGGCCTGCATGATCATGCTGGCGCTGGCGGGATGCGATAACAACGATAAAACCGCCCCGACGACTAAAAGCGAAGCGCCAGCCGTAGCGCAGCCCTCGCCCGCGCAAGACCCGGCACAGCTACAAAAGCTGGCGCAGCAAAGCCAGGGCAAAGCGCTCACGCTATTAGACGCCTCCGAAGCGCAGCTCGACGGCGCGGCGACGCTGGTGCTGACGTTTTCAATTCCTTTAGATCCTGAACAGGATTTCTCCCGTGTGGTTCACGTGGTTGATAAGAAAAGCGGCAGCGTTGACGGCGCATGGGAGCTGGCGCCAAATTTAAAAGAGCTAAGGTTACGTCATCTGGAACCTGAGCGCGTGCTGGTGGTCACGGTTGATCCCGCCGTTAAGGCGCTGAATAACGCCACCTTCGGCAAGTCTTATGAAAAAACGATTACCACGCGTGATGTCCAGCCCAGCGTCGGCTTTGCCAGCCGGGGATCGCTGCTACCGGGGAAAATCGCGGAAGGACTGCCGGTCATGGCGCTTAACGTCAACCACGTTGATGTGAACTTTTTCCGCGTTAAGCCCGGATCGCTGGCGTCATTTGTCAGCCAGTGGGAGTACCGTAGTTCTCTCTCTAACTGGGAGTCCGACAATCTGCTGAAAATGGCGGATCTGGTTTATACCGGTCGTTTTGATCTTAATCCGGCGCGCAATACGCGTGAGAAACTGCTGCTGCCATTAAGCGATATTAAGCCGCTGCAACAGGCGGGCGTATATGTGGCGGTAATGAATCAGGCTGGACACTACAACTATAGTAATGCCGCTACGTTGTTTACCCTTAGCGATATCGGCGTGTCCGCGCACCGTTACCATAATCGGCTGGATATCTTTACGCAAAGCCTGGAAAACGGCGCGGCGCAGTCGGGAATTGAGATCGTTCTTCTGAATGATAAAGGGCAGACGCTGGCGCAGGCGACGAGCGACGCGCAGGGACATGTGCAACTGGAGGCTGATAAAGCGGCGGCGCTATTACTGGCGCGTAAAGAGGAGCAGACCACGCTGCTCGATCTCACGCTTCCGGCTCTGGATCTGTCGGAATTTAATGTCGCTGGCGCGCCCGGCTACAGCAAGCAGTTCTTTATGTTCGGCCCGCGCGATCTCTACCGCCCGGGCGAAACGGTTATCCTCAACGGATTACTGCGCGATAGCGACGGTAAAACGCTGCCCGATCAACCCGTTAAGCTGGAAGTGGTAAAACCAGACGGACAGGTGATGCGTACCGTCGTCAGCCAGCCGGAAAACGGGCTATACCGTTTGAATTATCCGCTGGATATCAACGCGCCGACCGGCTTGTGGCATGTCCGCGCCAACACCGGCGATAATTTGCTGCGGAGTTGGGATTTCCACGTGGAAGACTTTATGCCGGAGCGGATGGCGCTCAACCTGACGGCGCAAAAAACACCGCTGGCGCCTGCGGATGAGGTGAAATTCTCCGTTGTCGGCTATTACTTGTATGGCGCGCCTGCTAACGGCAATACCCTGCAAGGGCAACTTTTCCTGCGTCCCCTGCGCGACGCTGTCGCGGCGTTGCCTGGCTTCCAGTTCGGCAATATTGCCGAAGAGAATCTTTCGCGCAGCCTGGACGAAGTTCAACTGACGTTGGATAAAGGCGGACGTGGTGAAGTGAGTGCTGCCAGCCAGTGGCAAGAAGCGCATTCGCCGCTGCAGGTAATTCTACAGGCCAGCCTGCTGGAGTCTGGCGGTCGTCCGGTCACTCGTCGCGTAGAGCAGGCGATTTGGCCTGCCGATACGTTACCGGGAATTCGTCCACAGTTCGCCGCCAAAGCGGTATACGACTACCGTACGGATACCACCGTTAATCAACCGATTGTCGACGAAGACAGCAACGCCGCATTCGATATTGTTTACGCCAACGCGCAGGGCGAGAAAAAAGCGGTGTCCGGTTTACAGGTGCGGCTCATCCGCGAGCGTCGCGACTATTACTGGAACTGGTCGGAAAGCGAAGGCTGGCAGTCGCAGTTTGATCAAAAAGATCTGGTGGAGGGCGAGCAGACGCTGGATCTGAACGCGGATGAAACCGGAAAAGTCAGCTTCCCGGTGGAATGGGGCGCGTACCGTCTGGAGGTCAAAGCGCCGAATGAGACGGTCAGCAGCGTTCGTTTCTGGGCCGGCTATAGCTGGCAGGATAACAGCGACGGTAGCGGCGCGGCGCGTCCGGATCGCGTCACCCTCAAACTGGATAAAGCGAATTATCGTCCAGGCGATACCATGAAATTGCATATCGCCGCGCCGGTCGCCGGTAAAGGTTATGCGATGGTGGAGTCCAGCGATGGTCCGCTGTGGTGGCAGGCGATCGACGTGCCGGCGCAGGGGCTGGAGCTCACGATTCCGGTGGATAAAACCTGGAATCGCCACGATCTCTATCTCAGTACGCTGGTGGTGCGTCCCGGCGATAAATCTCGTTCCGCGACGCCAAAACGCGCCGTGGGGTTACTACATCTACCGCTGGGGGATGACAACCGCCGCCTCGATCTGGCGCTGGAAAGCCCGGCTAAAATGCGCCCGAATCAGCCGCTCACCGTCAGGGTTAAAGCCAGCGTTAAACACGGCGAAATGCCAAAACAGATCAACGTGCTGGTCTCCGCGGTCGATAGCGGCGTATTGAACATCACCGATTACGCGACGCCGGACCCGTGGCAGGCGTTCTTCGGTCAAAAACGCTACGGTGCGGATATCTACGATATTTACGGCCAGGTCATTGAAGGGCAGGGGCGGCTGGCGGCGTTGCGTTTTGGCGGCGATGGCGACGACCTTAAGCGCGGCGGAAAACCGCCGGTAAACCATGTCAATATCATCGCGCAGCAGGCGCAGCCGATCACGCTCAATGAGCAGGGCGAAGGGGTCGTAACGCTGCCGATTGGCGACTTTAACGGCGAACTGCGGGTTATGGCGCAGGCATGGACAGCGGACGATTTTGGTCGCGGCGAAAGCAAAGTCGTTGTCGCCGCGCCAGTGATTGCCGAGCTGAATATGCCGCGTTTTCTGGCGGGAGGGGATGTTTCGCGACTGGTGCTGGACGTCACCAATCTGACCGACCGTCCGCAGACGCTGAATATTGCGCTCGCCGCCAGTGGGTTACTGGAACTGCTTAGCCAGCAGCCGCAACCGGTCAACCTGGCGCCGGGCGTGCGCACCACCTTATTCGTTCCGGTACGCGCGCTGGAAGGTTTTGGCGAAGGCGAAATCCAGGCGACCATTAGCGGTCTGAATCTGCCGGGAGAAACCCTCGACGCGCAGCATAAGCAGTGGCAAATCGGCGTGCGTCCGGCCTGGCCTGCCCAAACGGTAAATAGCGGCATTGCGCTGGCTCCGGGAGAGAGCTGGCATGTACCAGAGCAGCATCTGGCAAACATCTCGCCAGCCACGTTACAGGGACAACTGCTGTTAAGCGGAAAACCGCCGCTCAATCTGGCGCGCTACATTCGCGAGCTGAAAGCATATCCGTACGGGTGCCTGGAACAAACCACCAGTGGGTTATTCCCGGCGCTGTATACCAATGCCGCTCAATTGCAGTCGCTCGGTATTACCGGCGATAGCGATGAAAAACGGCGCGCTGCGGTAGATATCGGCATCTCCCGGATACTACAGATGCAGCGTGATAACGGCGGTTTTGCGCTATGGGATGAAAATGGGGCGGAAGAGCCCTGGCTAACGGCCTACGCGATGGATTTCCTTATTCGCGCGGGCGAGCAGGGATATAGCGTCCCGCCGGAGGCCATTAACCGGGGCAATGAGCGACTGCTGCGCTATCTGCAGGATCCCGGTACGATGCTGATTCGTTATAGCGATAATACTCAGGCCAGTACTTTTGCCGCTCAGGCTTACGCTGCGCTGGTACTGGCGCGTCAGCAGAAAGCGCCGCTCGGCACGCTGCGCGAAATCTGGGAGCGCCGTAGTCAGGCGGCTTCAGGACTGCCGCTGATGCAATTGGGCATCGCGTTAAACACGATGGGTGATGCCAGACGCGGCGAAGAGGCCATTACGCTGGCTCTGAATACGCCGCGTCAGGACGAACGGCAATGGATAGCGGATTACGGCAGTTCTCTGCGCGATAACGCTCTGATGTTGTCGCTACTGGAAGAGAACAACCTCAGACCGGACGCGCAAAACGCGCTATTAAGCTCGCTTTCTGAGCAGGCCTTCGGTCAGCGCTGGCTCTCTACCCAGGAGAACAATGCCTTGTTCCTCGCCGCGCATTCGCGACAGGCCAGCGCGGGCGCCTGGCAGGTGCAGACCTCGTTAGAGGCGCAGCCGCTGTCGGGCGACAAGGCGCTGACCCGTAATCTGGATGCTGACCAGCTGGCCGCCCTTGAGGTGACGAACACCGGTAGCCAGCCGCTATGGCTGCGTCTGGATAGCAGCGGCTATCCCTCATCTGCGCCTGAGCCTGCCAGCAACGTTTTGCAGATTGAACGACAAATACTGGGGACCGATGGTCAGCGTAAATCGCTGTCCTCGTTGCGTAGCGGCGAACTGGTGCTGGTCTGGTTAACGGTAGTGGCCGATCGCAATGTGCCGGATGCGCTGGTGGTGGACCTGCTCCCGGCCGGGCTGGAGCTGGAAAACCAGAATCTGGCTGACAGCAGCGCCAGCCTGCCGGAGAGCGGTAGCGAAGTGCAAAATCTGCTTAATCAGATGCAGCAGGCGGATATTCAGTATATGGAATTCCGCGACGATCGGTTTGTGGCTGCCGTCGTTGTCAATGAGGGCCAGCCCGTGACGCTGGTCTACCTGGCGCGCGCGGTAACGCCGGGGACGTACCAGCTTGCGCAACCGCAGGTGGAATCGATGTATGCGCCTCAGTGGCGGGCAACCGGCGCGAGCGAGGGGCTGCTGATTGTGACGCCTTAA
- the sseA gene encoding putative sulfurtransferase (similar to E. coli putative thiosulfate sulfurtransferase (AAC75574.1); Blastp hit to AAC75574.1 (334 aa), 80% identity in aa 54 - 332), with amino-acid sequence MTTAFFVAADWLAEHIDDPEIQILDARMAPPGQEHRDMAGEYRAGHIPGALFFDIEALSDRASPLPHMMPRPEAFAVAMRELGVRQDKHLVIYDEGNLFSAPRAWWMLRTFGAEKVSILAGGLAGWQRDEWLLREGEEAHEGGEFEAKFAPQAVVRLTDVLLASHEKTAQIVDARPAARFNAQADEPRPGLRRGHIPGALNVPWTELVYEGELKTTDELNEVFFSHGVSFDRPIIASCGSGVTAAVVVLALATLDVPDVTLYDGAWSEWGARTDLPVEPA; translated from the coding sequence ATGACCACCGCCTTTTTTGTCGCCGCCGACTGGCTTGCCGAACATATTGATGATCCGGAAATACAGATTCTTGACGCCCGTATGGCGCCGCCAGGACAGGAACATCGTGATATGGCGGGCGAATATCGCGCCGGACATATTCCCGGTGCGCTGTTTTTTGATATTGAAGCGCTCTCCGATCGCGCATCGCCGTTGCCGCATATGATGCCGCGCCCGGAAGCGTTTGCGGTAGCCATGCGTGAACTGGGTGTTCGTCAGGATAAACACCTGGTCATATACGATGAAGGCAATCTGTTCTCCGCTCCGCGGGCATGGTGGATGCTGCGCACGTTCGGTGCCGAGAAAGTGTCCATTCTGGCGGGCGGACTGGCGGGCTGGCAGCGCGACGAATGGCTATTGCGCGAAGGCGAGGAAGCGCATGAAGGAGGCGAGTTTGAGGCGAAATTCGCGCCGCAAGCCGTGGTGCGTCTCACCGACGTATTGCTGGCAAGTCATGAAAAAACCGCGCAAATCGTTGACGCGCGTCCGGCGGCGCGTTTTAACGCTCAGGCTGATGAACCGCGTCCGGGACTGAGGCGCGGACACATTCCTGGCGCGCTAAACGTCCCGTGGACGGAACTGGTGTATGAGGGCGAATTAAAGACCACTGACGAACTGAATGAGGTTTTTTTCAGCCACGGCGTGAGTTTCGACAGACCGATTATCGCCAGCTGCGGTTCCGGCGTGACGGCCGCGGTCGTGGTGCTGGCGCTCGCCACGCTGGATGTGCCTGACGTCACGCTTTACGACGGCGCGTGGAGCGAATGGGGCGCGCGTACCGATTTACCGGTTGAACCCGCTTAA
- a CDS encoding putative cytoplasmic protein, with protein MDISLTNLIELVKKVNRNKVPTPMSAEEISRLRVRKYRDPQNTETTELPESLKALLAYDRDLLSNYNMPVIETLQKSIDNEGVIHSYSPDEEAYYGVGMDSSGIDIEDLMPVWSNDPRLPALIRIDHVGDQAIFIYITERDANGEYPIARMERNEFWLAESSLVEYLYNIISGAKDIGFTEEDLHLPQWKAQQKMNEQRDAALLDLEDYHEAFWAKLDALVD; from the coding sequence ATGGATATTTCACTCACTAATTTAATTGAGTTGGTTAAAAAGGTTAACCGTAATAAGGTACCTACTCCTATGTCTGCCGAGGAAATAAGTCGTCTGCGAGTGCGTAAGTATCGCGATCCGCAAAATACGGAAACCACTGAGTTACCTGAAAGCCTGAAGGCGCTACTGGCCTACGACCGCGATCTCCTGAGCAATTATAATATGCCTGTGATTGAAACATTACAAAAATCTATTGATAACGAGGGAGTAATTCATTCTTACTCCCCTGATGAAGAGGCGTATTACGGCGTTGGCATGGATAGCTCAGGTATTGATATTGAAGATCTGATGCCTGTCTGGAGTAACGATCCCCGTCTTCCGGCATTAATTCGTATCGATCATGTCGGCGATCAGGCCATTTTTATCTATATCACAGAACGGGATGCCAACGGCGAATACCCTATTGCCCGCATGGAACGTAATGAATTCTGGCTGGCGGAGTCTTCCCTGGTGGAATATCTCTATAATATTATTTCGGGCGCTAAAGACATTGGCTTTACCGAAGAGGATTTACATCTTCCGCAATGGAAGGCACAGCAAAAAATGAATGAACAACGCGATGCCGCTTTACTTGACCTGGAGGATTATCATGAGGCGTTTTGGGCAAAACTGGACGCGCTCGTCGATTAA
- the sseB gene encoding enhances serine sensitivity (similar to E. coli enhanced serine sensitivity (AAC75575.1); Blastp hit to AAC75575.1 (261 aa), 90% identity in aa 1 - 261), whose protein sequence is MIPMSETKNELEILLEKAATEPAHRPAFFRTLLESTVWVPGSAAEGEAIVEDSALDLQHWEKEDGTTVIPFFTSLEALQQAVEDEQAFVVMPARTLFEMTLGETLFLNAKLPTGKEFMPREISLLLAEEGSPLSTQEVLEGGESLILSEVAEPPSQMIDSLTTLFKTIKPVKRAFLCAIKEHADAQPNLLIGIEADGEIEEIIHAAGNVATDTLPGDEPIDICQVRKGEQGISHFITEHIAPFYERRWGGFLRDFKQNRII, encoded by the coding sequence GTGATTCCTATGTCCGAAACTAAAAATGAATTAGAAATCTTGCTGGAGAAAGCGGCGACTGAGCCCGCGCATCGTCCGGCATTTTTCCGTACCTTACTGGAGTCCACCGTCTGGGTGCCGGGCAGCGCTGCCGAAGGCGAGGCGATTGTGGAAGACAGCGCTCTGGATTTGCAGCACTGGGAAAAAGAAGACGGCACGACCGTCATTCCCTTCTTTACTTCTCTGGAGGCGCTGCAGCAGGCCGTGGAAGACGAACAGGCGTTTGTGGTGATGCCGGCGCGCACGCTGTTTGAAATGACGCTTGGCGAAACGCTATTCCTCAACGCTAAATTGCCGACCGGCAAAGAGTTTATGCCGCGTGAAATCAGCCTGCTTCTCGCTGAGGAAGGCAGTCCGTTAAGTACGCAGGAAGTGCTGGAAGGCGGCGAGTCGCTTATTCTATCCGAAGTGGCCGAGCCGCCGTCGCAGATGATTGATTCCCTCACTACGCTGTTTAAAACCATCAAACCGGTGAAACGCGCGTTTCTCTGCGCGATTAAAGAACATGCGGACGCCCAACCCAATCTGCTGATTGGCATTGAGGCTGACGGCGAAATTGAAGAGATCATTCACGCAGCGGGCAATGTGGCGACCGACACGTTACCGGGTGACGAACCGATCGATATTTGTCAGGTGAGGAAGGGCGAGCAGGGTATCAGCCACTTTATCACCGAGCATATCGCGCCGTTCTACGAGCGCCGCTGGGGCGGGTTCCTGCGCGATTTTAAACAGAACCGCATCATCTGA